From Leptidea sinapis chromosome 3, ilLepSina1.1, whole genome shotgun sequence, a single genomic window includes:
- the LOC126979529 gene encoding zinc finger protein 429-like isoform X2, whose translation MEEFEHEGQIDVATPSLLENGQRYVWNINKVNENTKQNLNKTKDAELIDYNNRDDCGDIKGEFVAENSLKNETNIGNFNLFHSNVFLKNCEDNTNANKMKPENTIEKTDSPIINWNVDVQTNYQVPNKSDKIYNILLITPVHSKLLNVQVNEEKALPKISQKSNIQQDLEKQHSCNICGKAFTSKTQLDIHNRTHTGYKPYSCKVCGACFNTMSNMKKHYRIHSGERPFSCSICSKTFNQSSDLKVHARTHTGEKPYTCSVCGKSFGNFNVLKRHNRIHTGEKPYICQVCGKGFNECSSLKRHIIIHTGEKPYSCNICEKTFNDPGVLRRHIKIHQEASNDAEECDNESEKLKKGNEKERLSCNVCDKTYTKASSLVVHYRLHTGDKPYSCSLCEKTFTYSSSLLFHNRTHTGEKPFSCNICGKSFSRLGHVKTHKLTHTSETPYTCDICKHKFKHKSSLVHHIQKLHDV comes from the exons atggAGGAATTTGAACATGAAGGACAAATAGATG tTGCAACACCGTCATTATTAGAAAATGGTCAACGCTATGTATGGAATATTAACAAAGTAAATGAGAATACcaagcaaaatttaaataaaactaaagatGCAGAATTAATTGATTATAACAATAGAGATGATTGTGGTGACATAAAGGGTGAATTTGTTGCAGAAAATTCGTTAAAAAATGAAACCAATATtggaaattttaatttatttcacagTAATGTGTTCTTGAAGAATTGTGAAGATAATACTAATGCTAACAAAATGAAACCTGAGAACACAATCGAAAAAACGGATAGTCCTATAATAAATTGGAATGTAGATGTACAAACAAATTATCAAGTACCTAATAAATCagacaaaatttataatatcttgTTGATTACACCAGTTCATTCCAAGCTTCTAAATGTGCAAGTTAATGAAGAGAAGGCCTTGCCTAAAATATCCCAAAAAAGTAATATACAACAAGATTTAGAAAAACAGCATTCATGTAATATATGTGGTAAAGCTTTTACTTCTAAGACTCAATTAGATATACATAATAGAACGCATACAGGATACAAACCTTATTCATGTAAAGTTTGTGGAGCATGTTTCAATACTATGAGTAACATGAAGAAACATTATAGAATACATTCTGGTGAAAGACCTTTTTCTTGTAGTATTTGTAGTAAAACATTCAACCAAAGTAGCGATTTAAAGGTACATGCGAGAACACATACAGGAGAAAAGCCTTATACTTGTAGTGTGTGTGGAAAAAGTTTtggtaattttaatgttttaaaaaggCATAACAGAATTCACACAGGAGAAAAACCGTATATCTGCCAGGTTTGTGGAAAAGGTTTTAACGAATGTAGCTCTTTGAAAAGACACATTATTATACACACAGGAGAAAAGCCTTATTCGTGTAATATATGTGAGAAAACTTTCAATGATCCTGGTGTTTTGAGACGGCACATTAAAATACATCAAGAAGCTAGTAATGATGCCGAGGAATGTGATAATGAAtctgaaaaattgaaaaaaggAAATGAAAAGGAAAGACTATCTTGTAATGTATGTGACAAAACATATACAAAGGCAAGTTCTTTAGTGGTACATTACAGATTACACACAGGTGATAAACCGTATTCTTGCAGTTTATGTGAAAAAACATTTACCTACTCAAGTTCCCTGCTGTTCCATAATAGGACACACACAGGGGAAAAACCGTTTTCTTGTAATATTTGTGGTAAAAGCTTCAGTCGGCTTGGTCATGTGAAAACACATAAATTAACACACACAAGTGAAACCCCATATACTTGTGATATCTGCAAACATAAGTTTAAGCATAAATCATCCCTAGTACACCATATACAAAAACTACACGATGTATAA
- the LOC126979529 gene encoding zinc finger protein 883-like isoform X1, producing MENEIDKRDVNRILIKQECLDENKQQEFPDSYTSNNVPNEVSVRETKEDIEFEDNAIKKERMEEFEHEGQIDVATPSLLENGQRYVWNINKVNENTKQNLNKTKDAELIDYNNRDDCGDIKGEFVAENSLKNETNIGNFNLFHSNVFLKNCEDNTNANKMKPENTIEKTDSPIINWNVDVQTNYQVPNKSDKIYNILLITPVHSKLLNVQVNEEKALPKISQKSNIQQDLEKQHSCNICGKAFTSKTQLDIHNRTHTGYKPYSCKVCGACFNTMSNMKKHYRIHSGERPFSCSICSKTFNQSSDLKVHARTHTGEKPYTCSVCGKSFGNFNVLKRHNRIHTGEKPYICQVCGKGFNECSSLKRHIIIHTGEKPYSCNICEKTFNDPGVLRRHIKIHQEASNDAEECDNESEKLKKGNEKERLSCNVCDKTYTKASSLVVHYRLHTGDKPYSCSLCEKTFTYSSSLLFHNRTHTGEKPFSCNICGKSFSRLGHVKTHKLTHTSETPYTCDICKHKFKHKSSLVHHIQKLHDV from the exons ATGGAAAATGAGATTGATAAACGAGATGTAAATAGGATCCTAATAAAACAGGAGTGTCTGGATGAAAATAAACAACAGGAATTTCCCG ATTCATACACATCAAACAATGTGCCAAATGAAGTTTCCGTTAGGGAGACCAAGGAAGATATTGAATTTGAAGACAatgccataaaaaaagaaagaatggAGGAATTTGAACATGAAGGACAAATAGATG tTGCAACACCGTCATTATTAGAAAATGGTCAACGCTATGTATGGAATATTAACAAAGTAAATGAGAATACcaagcaaaatttaaataaaactaaagatGCAGAATTAATTGATTATAACAATAGAGATGATTGTGGTGACATAAAGGGTGAATTTGTTGCAGAAAATTCGTTAAAAAATGAAACCAATATtggaaattttaatttatttcacagTAATGTGTTCTTGAAGAATTGTGAAGATAATACTAATGCTAACAAAATGAAACCTGAGAACACAATCGAAAAAACGGATAGTCCTATAATAAATTGGAATGTAGATGTACAAACAAATTATCAAGTACCTAATAAATCagacaaaatttataatatcttgTTGATTACACCAGTTCATTCCAAGCTTCTAAATGTGCAAGTTAATGAAGAGAAGGCCTTGCCTAAAATATCCCAAAAAAGTAATATACAACAAGATTTAGAAAAACAGCATTCATGTAATATATGTGGTAAAGCTTTTACTTCTAAGACTCAATTAGATATACATAATAGAACGCATACAGGATACAAACCTTATTCATGTAAAGTTTGTGGAGCATGTTTCAATACTATGAGTAACATGAAGAAACATTATAGAATACATTCTGGTGAAAGACCTTTTTCTTGTAGTATTTGTAGTAAAACATTCAACCAAAGTAGCGATTTAAAGGTACATGCGAGAACACATACAGGAGAAAAGCCTTATACTTGTAGTGTGTGTGGAAAAAGTTTtggtaattttaatgttttaaaaaggCATAACAGAATTCACACAGGAGAAAAACCGTATATCTGCCAGGTTTGTGGAAAAGGTTTTAACGAATGTAGCTCTTTGAAAAGACACATTATTATACACACAGGAGAAAAGCCTTATTCGTGTAATATATGTGAGAAAACTTTCAATGATCCTGGTGTTTTGAGACGGCACATTAAAATACATCAAGAAGCTAGTAATGATGCCGAGGAATGTGATAATGAAtctgaaaaattgaaaaaaggAAATGAAAAGGAAAGACTATCTTGTAATGTATGTGACAAAACATATACAAAGGCAAGTTCTTTAGTGGTACATTACAGATTACACACAGGTGATAAACCGTATTCTTGCAGTTTATGTGAAAAAACATTTACCTACTCAAGTTCCCTGCTGTTCCATAATAGGACACACACAGGGGAAAAACCGTTTTCTTGTAATATTTGTGGTAAAAGCTTCAGTCGGCTTGGTCATGTGAAAACACATAAATTAACACACACAAGTGAAACCCCATATACTTGTGATATCTGCAAACATAAGTTTAAGCATAAATCATCCCTAGTACACCATATACAAAAACTACACGATGTATAA